The Bombus vancouverensis nearcticus chromosome 17, iyBomVanc1_principal, whole genome shotgun sequence genome has a window encoding:
- the LOC143303922 gene encoding phospholipase B1, membrane-associated-like — protein MKKLYLYLVLELCVLTMSQRTALDKSILNYIYRGYRNWLTQSYGTTNEDRMSQLRNKNNFQKEIPIHVPFPCNVTAGRSSKVPHSVHHLRPGDIDVIAAMGDSLTIGAGVTSIYMFEVNIENRGIVGSIGGQGTWRQYLTLPNILKEFNPKLIGYSLGDAISTDPAAQLNVAEGGAMSKDMTFMATYLINKIKDDPRIDINKLWKYLHFYVFPLISLMIGSNDFCINTCATSPWSMLNDHKIDLIHTLRILRDNLPRTFVALIPPPHLKELVAAHKGRESLRCYVSSMIECSCMFALHFRDQRPAYYELIERWQEIDEEVANYPEFHRNDFTVVILPTLEDAKIPVAEDGFTDLSYLNADCSHWSQKLHALYANNLWNNLLEPVGNKSGAFTSLFKKFLCPAPERPFLMTYKNSQNNET, from the exons ATGAAGAAGCTGTATCTGTACCTTGTATTGGAATTATGCGTGCTGACCATGTCGCAGAGAACTGCCTTGGATAAATCGATTCTCAATTACATCTATCGTGGATATCGTAATTGGTTAACGCAATCCTACG GCACAACAAATGAGGATCGAATGTCTCAATTACGGAATAAAAATAACTTTCAAAAGGAAATTCCAATACACGTCCCTTTTCCTTGCAACGTTACAG CTGGCAGGTCTTCGAAAGTTCCCCATTCGGTTCACCATTTAAGACCAGGAGACATAGATGTCATTGCTGCAATGGGCGATTCTTTGACAATCGGCGCTGGAGTTACTTCGATTTATATGTTCGAGGTGAACATTGAAAATAGAGGCATAGTAGGCAGTATCGGTGGTCAAGGAACTTGGCGACAGTACCTGACTCTCCCTAATATTCTTAAA GAATTCAATCCTAAATTAATAGGTTATTCACTTGGAGATGCTATAAGTACTGATCCAGCTGCGCAGTTAAACGTCGCCGAAGGTGGAGCTATGTCTAAAGATATGACTTTCATGGCGACATATCtgatcaataaaataaaagatgacCCGAGGATAGATATCAACAAACTTTGGAAG tatctacatttttatgttttccCGTTGATTTCGTTGATGATTGGAAGTAATGATTTTTGCATTAATACGTGTGCAACATCTCCATGGTCTATGTTAAATGATCACAAAATAGATTTAATTCATACTCTTAGAATATTAAGAGACAATTTACCAAGAACTTTTGTTGCTCTTATACCACCACCTCACTTAAAGGAACTGGTTGCTGCACACAAAGGAAGAGAGTCATTGCGGTGCTATGTGTCATCCATGATTGAATGCTCATGTATGTTTGCTTTACATTTTAGGGATCAAAGACCGGCATATTATGAATTAATTGAGAG GTGGCAAGAGATTGACGAAGAAGTCGCTAATTATCCAGAATTTCATAGAAATGACTTCACCGTAGTAATTTTACCGACTCTGGAAGATGCAAAAATACCTGTTGCCGAGGATGGATTTACCGACCTCTCATATCTTAACGCTGATTGCTCTCATTGGAGTCAAAAACTGCATGCACTAT ATGCGAATAATCTGTGGAACAATTTGTTGGAACCAGTTGGTAACAAGAGTGGCGCTTTCACTTcgctatttaaaaaatttctgtGTCCTGCTCCGGAAAGACCGTTCTTGATGACGTATAAAAATTCACAGAACAACGAAACTTAA